The following proteins are co-located in the Bombus huntii isolate Logan2020A unplaced genomic scaffold, iyBomHunt1.1 ctg00000073.1, whole genome shotgun sequence genome:
- the LOC126876373 gene encoding venom serine protease Bi-VSP-like isoform X9 translates to MWRDPNVVGVAFQKKRKKSKGVQNFSRCRTVNTCECTTPDNQEGRCLDYRKCKPLQEIWQIQYRTATDFYRRSVCRYQGNVTIVCCPNDPNKEKREILIKTVYKYKALRPPYCGFSNVSHTRVVDGKPAELGAWPWIAALGFRNPRNPDKPLWKCGGSLISARHVLTAAHCAHMDGIENIHNHNIVILRLVEEVPFSRYVYPICTKEPLRKSNFVGYNPLVAGLGALRYRRPRRNALMEVQMPVIKNAECKIAYSKFPNAPDITDGIICAEHAQGGEDSCTADRGGPLLIQHELTSYLIGC, encoded by the exons atgtggcgtgatccgaacgtagtgggggtcgccttccagaaaaaacgaaaaaaatcgaaaggcgttcagaacttttcgagatgtcgaaccgtcaacacatgtg aatgtaccacaccggacaatcaagaaggcaggtgccttgactacagaaaatgtaaacctctgcaagaaatatggcagatacagtaccgtacagccaccgatttttatagacgatcagtgtgcagataccagggcaatgttacgatcgtttgctgtccgaacgatccaaacaaagagaagagagaaattttaataaaaactgtgtataagtataaggctttgcgaccaccatactgtggttttagcaacgtctctcataccagggtggtcgatggtaaaccagctgaacttg gcgcttggccatggatcgctgcattaggttttcgtaatccccgaaacccagacaaaccactatggaagtgcggaggttccctgatatcggctaggcatgttttgaccgcagcacattgtgcacatatggatggaatagaaaacatacacaatcataatattgtcattcttagattggtggaggaggtgccattttcga ggtacgtatatcccatttgtacgaaagagcccctacgaaagagcaacttcgtcggctataacccccttgttgctggattgggagcattaagatata gacgaccacgacgtaatgcattaatggaagtacaaatgccagtgattaagaacgccgaatgcaaaatagcttattccaaatttcctaatgcacctgatatcactgatggtataatatgcgccgaacatgctcagggtggagaggattcttgtacg gctgaccgcggcggaccactgctgatacaacatgaattaacctcgtatttaatag gctgttaa
- the LOC126876373 gene encoding venom serine protease Bi-VSP-like isoform X6 — protein sequence MWRDPNVVGVAFQKKRKKSKGVQNFSRCRTVNTCECTTPDNQEGRCLDYRKCKPLQEIWQIQYRTATDFYRRSVCRYQGNVTIVCCPNDPNKEKREILIKTVYKYKALRPPYCGFSNVSHTRVVDGKPAELGAWPWIAALGFRNPRNPDKPLWKCGGSLISARHVLTAAHCAHMDGIENIHNHNIVILRLVEEVPFSRYVYPICTKEPLRKSNFVGYNPLVAGLGALRYRRPRRNALMEVQMPVIKNAECKIAYSKFPNAPDITDGIICAEHAQGGEDSCTADRGGPLLIQHELTSYLIDYRFLYDSQ from the exons atgtggcgtgatccgaacgtagtgggggtcgccttccagaaaaaacgaaaaaaatcgaaaggcgttcagaacttttcgagatgtcgaaccgtcaacacatgtg aatgtaccacaccggacaatcaagaaggcaggtgccttgactacagaaaatgtaaacctctgcaagaaatatggcagatacagtaccgtacagccaccgatttttatagacgatcagtgtgcagataccagggcaatgttacgatcgtttgctgtccgaacgatccaaacaaagagaagagagaaattttaataaaaactgtgtataagtataaggctttgcgaccaccatactgtggttttagcaacgtctctcataccagggtggtcgatggtaaaccagctgaacttg gcgcttggccatggatcgctgcattaggttttcgtaatccccgaaacccagacaaaccactatggaagtgcggaggttccctgatatcggctaggcatgttttgaccgcagcacattgtgcacatatggatggaatagaaaacatacacaatcataatattgtcattcttagattggtggaggaggtgccattttcga ggtacgtatatcccatttgtacgaaagagcccctacgaaagagcaacttcgtcggctataacccccttgttgctggattgggagcattaagatata gacgaccacgacgtaatgcattaatggaagtacaaatgccagtgattaagaacgccgaatgcaaaatagcttattccaaatttcctaatgcacctgatatcactgatggtataatatgcgccgaacatgctcagggtggagaggattcttgtacg gctgaccgcggcggaccactgctgatacaacatgaattaacctcgtatttaatag
- the LOC126876373 gene encoding venom serine protease Bi-VSP-like isoform X8, with amino-acid sequence MWRDPNVVGVAFQKKRKKSKGVQNFSRCRTVNTCECTTPDNQEGRCLDYRKCKPLQEIWQIQYRTATDFYRRSVCRYQGNVTIVCCPNDPNKEKREILIKTVYKYKALRPPYCGFSNVSHTRVVDGKPAELGAWPWIAALGFRNPRNPDKPLWKCGGSLISARHVLTAAHCAHMDGIENIHNHNIVILRLVEEVPFSRYVYPICTKEPLRKSNFVGYNPLVAGLGALRYRRPRRNALMEVQMPVIKNAECKIAYSKFPNAPDITDGIICAEHAQGGEDSCTADRGGPLLIQHELTSYLIDYRFLYDSQ; translated from the exons atgtggcgtgatccgaacgtagtgggggtcgccttccagaaaaaacgaaaaaaatcgaaaggcgttcagaacttttcgagatgtcgaaccgtcaacacatgtg aatgtaccacaccggacaatcaagaaggcaggtgccttgactacagaaaatgtaaacctctgcaagaaatatggcagatacagtaccgtacagccaccgatttttatagacgatcagtgtgcagataccagggcaatgttacgatcgtttgctgtccgaacgatccaaacaaagagaagagagaaattttaataaaaactgtgtataagtataaggctttgcgaccaccatactgtggttttagcaacgtctctcataccagggtggtcgatggtaaaccagctgaacttg gcgcttggccatggatcgctgcattaggttttcgtaatccccgaaacccagacaaaccactatggaagtgcggaggttccctgatatcggctaggcatgttttgaccgcagcacattgtgcacatatggatggaatagaaaacatacacaatcataatattgtcattcttagattggtggaggaggtgccattttcga ggtacgtatatcccatttgtacgaaagagcccctacgaaagagcaacttcgtcggctataacccccttgttgctggattgggagcattaagatata gacgaccacgacgtaatgcattaatggaagtacaaatgccagtgattaagaacgccgaatgcaaaatagcttattccaaatttcctaatgcacctgatatcactgatggtataatatgcgccgaacatgctcagggtggagaggattcttgtacg gctgaccgcggcggaccactgctgatacaacatgaattaacctcgtatttaatag attatagattcctatacgactctcagtaa
- the LOC126876373 gene encoding venom serine protease Bi-VSP-like isoform X1: protein MWRDPNVVGVAFQKKRKKSKGVQNFSRCRTVNTCECTTPDNQEGRCLDYRKCKPLQEIWQIQYRTATDFYRRSVCRYQGNVTIVCCPNDPNKEKREILIKTVYKYKALRPPYCGFSNVSHTRVVDGKPAELGAWPWIAALGFRNPRNPDKPLWKCGGSLISARHVLTAAHCAHMDGIENIHNHNIVILRLVEEVPFSRYVYPICTKEPLRKSNFVGYNPLVAGLGALRYRRPRRNALMEVQMPVIKNAECKIAYSKFPNAPDITDGIICAEHAQGGEDSCTADRGGPLLIQHELTSYLIGIVSYAYKCGTAGYPSVYTRVTSYLDFILQAMQ, encoded by the exons atgtggcgtgatccgaacgtagtgggggtcgccttccagaaaaaacgaaaaaaatcgaaaggcgttcagaacttttcgagatgtcgaaccgtcaacacatgtg aatgtaccacaccggacaatcaagaaggcaggtgccttgactacagaaaatgtaaacctctgcaagaaatatggcagatacagtaccgtacagccaccgatttttatagacgatcagtgtgcagataccagggcaatgttacgatcgtttgctgtccgaacgatccaaacaaagagaagagagaaattttaataaaaactgtgtataagtataaggctttgcgaccaccatactgtggttttagcaacgtctctcataccagggtggtcgatggtaaaccagctgaacttg gcgcttggccatggatcgctgcattaggttttcgtaatccccgaaacccagacaaaccactatggaagtgcggaggttccctgatatcggctaggcatgttttgaccgcagcacattgtgcacatatggatggaatagaaaacatacacaatcataatattgtcattcttagattggtggaggaggtgccattttcga ggtacgtatatcccatttgtacgaaagagcccctacgaaagagcaacttcgtcggctataacccccttgttgctggattgggagcattaagatata gacgaccacgacgtaatgcattaatggaagtacaaatgccagtgattaagaacgccgaatgcaaaatagcttattccaaatttcctaatgcacctgatatcactgatggtataatatgcgccgaacatgctcagggtggagaggattcttgtacg gctgaccgcggcggaccactgctgatacaacatgaattaacctcgtatttaataggtattgtgtcttatgcttataagtgcggcacagctgggtatcccagcgtttacactagggtcacatcgtaccttgacttcattctccaagcgatgcaataa